A window of the Thunnus albacares chromosome 15, fThuAlb1.1, whole genome shotgun sequence genome harbors these coding sequences:
- the noxred1 gene encoding NADP-dependent oxidoreductase domain-containing protein 1 isoform X2, with protein MVDLTANLSSLSFETGLTEDEKNLLYLRPRSAGLTVCGCAHASFLCGLVQSLRGIIKSHTTNRDSLALGEDSSDLCLGILGMGHMGKQLLHTLLEKTGVKPSHIKISTRRPESAAFVQTDVECFFDNRRLAAWADVLFLCCLPSHLPKVCADLHSHLSKHCLVYSFTSAVPVTRLAQLLGHDFIVKPQYVFVDCDTADVWLSCACLTAALKDPLLTEASCPLTMKGGISLGLNWVCAVLYSLLNICTSASLGSSDALSVIKRIFAKWPQTVELNAQSFISTSYASSLLADEPFPWISLTDAQTRETPLLRFLSSSKPMQQCISAAYKSMLKTTVKWD; from the exons ATGGTAGACTTAACTGCTAATTTAAGCAGTCTTTCTTTTGAGACTGGACTGACGGAAGATGAGAAAAACTTACTTTATCTTCGTCCTCGCTCGGCTGGACTGACAGTCTGCGGCTGCGCTCACGCATCTTTCCTCTGTGGACTTGTACAGTCACTGAG aGGTATCATCAAAAGTCACACCACAAACAGAGACTCACTGGCATTAGGAGAAGACAGCAGCGACCTCTGCCTGGGAATACTTGGGATGGGTCACATGGGAAAACAGTTGCTTCACACCCTCCTGGAAAAGACTGGTGTCAAACCATCACATATTAAAATCTCTACTAGAAGACCAGAATCTGCAg CGTTCGTCCAGACAGACGTTGAATGTTTCTTTGACAATCGCAGACTGGCAGCGTGGGCGGATGTTCTGTTCCTCTGCTGTCTGCCATCTCACCTGCCTAAAGTCTGCGCTGATCTCCACTCTCACCTGTCGAAGCACTGCCTAGTGTACAGCTTCACCTCTGCTGTGCCTGTCACCAG ATTAGCACAACTTCTAGGACATGACTTCATTGTCAAACCGCAGTATGTGTTTGTGGATTGTGACACTGCAGATGTGTGGCTGTCCTGCGCTTGTCTGACCGCGGCTTTGAAAGATCCTTTGCTCACAGAGGCATCATGTCCTCTTACAATGAAGG GTGGCATTTCTCTGGGTCTGAACTGGGTGTGTGCAGTGTTGTACAGCCTGCTAAACATCTGCACCTCTGCCAGTCTGGGGTCAAGTGATGCTCTCTCTGTGATCAAACGCATCTTTGCGAAATGGCCACAAACTGTGGAATTAAATGCACAAAGTTTCATCAGCACATCTTATGCGTCCTCCCTTCTTGCAGATGA gCCTTTTCCCTGGATTTCTCTCACTGATGCCCAGACCAGGGAGACACCACTGTTGCGCTTTCTGTCAAGCAGTAAACCAATGCAGCAATGCATCTCTGCAGCGTACAAATCAATGCTGAAGACCACAGTGAAATGGGActga
- the noxred1 gene encoding NADP-dependent oxidoreductase domain-containing protein 1 isoform X1 yields the protein MVDLTANLSSLSFETGLTEDEKNLLYLRPRSAGLTVCGCAHASFLCGLVQSLRGIIKSHTTNRDSLALGEDSSDLCLGILGMGHMGKQLLHTLLEKTGVKPSHIKISTRRPESAAAFVQTDVECFFDNRRLAAWADVLFLCCLPSHLPKVCADLHSHLSKHCLVYSFTSAVPVTRLAQLLGHDFIVKPQYVFVDCDTADVWLSCACLTAALKDPLLTEASCPLTMKGGISLGLNWVCAVLYSLLNICTSASLGSSDALSVIKRIFAKWPQTVELNAQSFISTSYASSLLADEPFPWISLTDAQTRETPLLRFLSSSKPMQQCISAAYKSMLKTTVKWD from the exons ATGGTAGACTTAACTGCTAATTTAAGCAGTCTTTCTTTTGAGACTGGACTGACGGAAGATGAGAAAAACTTACTTTATCTTCGTCCTCGCTCGGCTGGACTGACAGTCTGCGGCTGCGCTCACGCATCTTTCCTCTGTGGACTTGTACAGTCACTGAG aGGTATCATCAAAAGTCACACCACAAACAGAGACTCACTGGCATTAGGAGAAGACAGCAGCGACCTCTGCCTGGGAATACTTGGGATGGGTCACATGGGAAAACAGTTGCTTCACACCCTCCTGGAAAAGACTGGTGTCAAACCATCACATATTAAAATCTCTACTAGAAGACCAGAATCTGCAg CAGCGTTCGTCCAGACAGACGTTGAATGTTTCTTTGACAATCGCAGACTGGCAGCGTGGGCGGATGTTCTGTTCCTCTGCTGTCTGCCATCTCACCTGCCTAAAGTCTGCGCTGATCTCCACTCTCACCTGTCGAAGCACTGCCTAGTGTACAGCTTCACCTCTGCTGTGCCTGTCACCAG ATTAGCACAACTTCTAGGACATGACTTCATTGTCAAACCGCAGTATGTGTTTGTGGATTGTGACACTGCAGATGTGTGGCTGTCCTGCGCTTGTCTGACCGCGGCTTTGAAAGATCCTTTGCTCACAGAGGCATCATGTCCTCTTACAATGAAGG GTGGCATTTCTCTGGGTCTGAACTGGGTGTGTGCAGTGTTGTACAGCCTGCTAAACATCTGCACCTCTGCCAGTCTGGGGTCAAGTGATGCTCTCTCTGTGATCAAACGCATCTTTGCGAAATGGCCACAAACTGTGGAATTAAATGCACAAAGTTTCATCAGCACATCTTATGCGTCCTCCCTTCTTGCAGATGA gCCTTTTCCCTGGATTTCTCTCACTGATGCCCAGACCAGGGAGACACCACTGTTGCGCTTTCTGTCAAGCAGTAAACCAATGCAGCAATGCATCTCTGCAGCGTACAAATCAATGCTGAAGACCACAGTGAAATGGGActga